A window of the Cyanobacteriota bacterium genome harbors these coding sequences:
- a CDS encoding glutamate-5-semialdehyde dehydrogenase produces the protein MALDLALGMDPLDAVRRAYDGFMKLSTTRSVDRSHALQTIAQFLQTHQDAILEANTLDLEASREMAVPDLVLDWLKLTPGRLQAAIQSLKRIAELPDPIRRVLYTPHQISQSQAYSQLMPLGVIALVYEGFPELGIVATGLCVKTGNTLILRGGSESSYSNRAIVETIQTALQRAGFPEGTLEFVSADQGASIRELVTQDQYINLVIPYGRPSLVQEVVRQATVPVLKAALGNCYLYWSPSGDLDTARWMITDSHQSEPDPVNAVEKVLVQQDHSRSALTRLWNSLREKGFSIRADAQLVGEFPDLALVADDEWSQPYLTRTVAFKTVENIDAAINWINHHSSGHADCLVTESYRESHLFSLGVTSASVFVNASPRFWRNPKQADAVFLGMSNQKGYRRGLISMEALTTIKQIVQGNGLE, from the coding sequence ATGGCACTAGACCTTGCTTTGGGGATGGATCCACTTGACGCTGTACGTAGAGCCTACGATGGCTTTATGAAGTTAAGCACCACACGAAGCGTTGATCGCAGCCATGCCTTGCAGACCATAGCCCAGTTCCTACAAACTCACCAAGATGCTATTTTAGAAGCCAACACATTAGACTTAGAGGCTAGCCGGGAAATGGCTGTGCCAGACTTGGTACTAGACTGGCTAAAGCTTACCCCTGGGCGCTTGCAGGCTGCCATTCAGAGTCTCAAGCGCATAGCTGAGCTACCAGATCCCATTCGCCGCGTACTGTATACGCCACACCAGATTAGCCAGTCCCAAGCTTATAGTCAGCTTATGCCCTTGGGTGTCATCGCCTTGGTGTATGAAGGGTTTCCAGAACTGGGAATCGTTGCTACGGGGCTTTGTGTGAAGACAGGGAATACCCTAATTCTTCGAGGCGGTAGTGAAAGTAGTTATTCTAACCGAGCGATCGTTGAAACTATACAAACAGCCTTGCAACGGGCTGGATTTCCAGAGGGCACGCTAGAGTTTGTGTCTGCTGATCAGGGGGCTTCCATTCGAGAGCTGGTTACCCAAGACCAATACATCAATCTAGTGATTCCCTACGGTCGCCCTAGCTTAGTCCAAGAGGTAGTGCGCCAAGCTACCGTACCTGTATTGAAGGCAGCACTGGGGAATTGCTACCTCTATTGGTCTCCATCTGGAGATTTAGACACAGCTCGTTGGATGATTACGGATAGTCACCAGAGTGAGCCAGATCCAGTGAATGCGGTCGAGAAGGTGCTGGTGCAACAAGATCACAGTCGATCGGCTCTAACCCGGTTATGGAACAGCCTGCGCGAGAAGGGGTTCAGCATTCGTGCTGATGCTCAACTTGTCGGGGAATTTCCTGATTTGGCGCTGGTTGCTGATGACGAATGGAGCCAACCCTACTTGACACGTACTGTAGCCTTTAAGACTGTTGAGAATATAGATGCGGCAATTAATTGGATTAACCACCATAGCAGCGGCCATGCGGATTGTTTGGTGACAGAATCCTACCGAGAGAGCCACCTGTTTTCCCTGGGTGTTACTAGTGCGTCAGTGTTTGTGAATGCCTCACCTCGCTTTTGGCGCAATCCTAAGCAGGCAGATGCTGTATTTTTGGGCATGTCAAACCAAAAGGGGTATCGTCGCGGCCTAATTAGTATGGAAGCTCTCACTACAATTAAGCAGATTGTACAAGGCAACGGATTAGAGTAA